The genome window AAGTACACCGATGGATTGTTCTTCGAGGTCGCGCGTGAGGTGGCCAAGGATTATACAGATAAGATTGAATACGATGAGCGCCTGATCGATGCCATCTGCATGCAGCTCGTCATTCGCCCTGATTCACACGATGTGCTATGCCTGCCGAACCTCTATGGAGATATTCTTTCTGACTTATGTGCAGGCTTAATCGGCGGGTTAGGAGTGGCTCCCGGCGCGAACTTCGGGCCGGATACTGCACTTTTTGAAGCAGTCCATGGTTCTGCGCCACGTTATGCGGGGATGAATAAGGTCAACCCCACAGCCCTCATTTTGTCCGCAACCCTCATGCTTGAGCATTTAGGCGAAAAAGAAGCTGCCGATAAAGTCGAGCGTGGAGTTTCAGAAGTGATAGCGGAGGGTAAAGACGTTACCTACGATCTCAAGCCTTCCCGTGAAGATCCAACCGCAGTCGGCACTCAAGAGATGGCCGAAGCGATCTCTGTCAAAATTCGAAGCTATAGCTAAGCCGAGGCTAGGTGTGCCTGGCGAATTCATTCGCCAGGCTGAAAAATCTTTCTCTAAGCCGCAAAGGTCTCGATAGCAACACTTCTTTCCAGTGGAAGCACGATTTCATTATAAATGGCTTCCAGCTTTTCGGTCTGCTTCATCAGATTGTGTTCCATCTCAACGCGCATGCGGCCGGCTTCACCCATTGACTGCCATCGTTCAGGGTGATCAGCCAGTCCAATCATAGCCTGAGCCAGCGCACCGACATCATTTTCAGGCACAAGACAACCTGAAACCCCATCCTCGATTAGTTCTGGAATACCTGAATGCTGGGTGGCAATACACGGAACTCCGCGAGCCAGAGCTTCCATCAAAGTTACAGGAATGCCTTCTTTATCCCCATTTGGAGCCGTTACAGATGGCTGAACGTAGATATGAGCGCACTTGAGGAGCATAGCGACCTCAGTTAATGGTACATGTCCAGTGAAAGTGATGCTTTCGGCAACACCGAGTTCAGATGCAAGCTTTTCGCACTTTTCGCGAAGAGGACCGTCCCCAATAAGCACTAATTCAGCATTATTCTTTTCCTGCTTAACAAGCTGAAAGGCTTCAATTAACCGATGAAGCCCTTTCTTGGGTCTAAATCCTGCAACACAAACAAAACGAAGAGTTTCTTCAGGCTTTGGCGGGCTGAATTCAAAGAGTTCAAGATTAACTCCAACCTTTAATACTTTCAATTTCTCTTCGGGACATCCCAACTCCATAAGCGTGTGGCGCATGTGATCAGAGATAGTCAAAACCATGCTGGCCTGCTCCCACAGCTTTCGATAATAATACTTAGCCAATCCGCCCAGTGTATTCGGAAAGCGATATGCATCGTGTCCATGAAATGTAACGACAAGTGGAAGTCCTGTACGTTTGGCAACGCCGAGAAAGTAGCGAGCATCCGTTCCAAAATGAGCATGAATCAAGCGGGCGCCATCAAAGGTAATTTGCCGGGCAAAGAAAGTGGTCAAGCTAGGTGGCATCTGTTTAATGGCTTTAAAAACCTTCTCAAATCCTCTCGGTTTGATAGGAGGCATATTCACTGGATAATTGGTCTTACAGAAATTCGGGCTAATCGTCTCAGCATACACTAAGGGAGTGAAATTCGTTAGATTCTGCATTTGGCAATCAAGCCATGTTTCCGTTCCATTAATCCAAAACCTTTTAACTTGAGCAACTCGCTTCAAACCACCGCCACCTCCGCCTTTATAATAGAAGTATCGGCTTTCCAAAGCCCTGACTTGAGAACTTAAAGTAAAAAGTGAGAGGGGAGAAGGGATCGAAGCATGAAACAAGAAGCACGAAGCAAGACCCGGATTCTGTTTGGAGCATATAATCTCGCCCTCTCCCGCAGCGTGGGAGAGGGCCTTCGCGAGAAGGGGTGAGGGCTACCCCAATTCAACAATAACCGACTTAGTAGGTGTCGCTTCGACAACCTTCTCCAACTCAACCCTGGTCAAGCCATCAACCTGGGTGAGTTTGGCATTGACAGGGATGTTTCCTACCTTGGCTTTGACAGTCTTTGACAATTTTTCAGTCTTCAACAGCAACATGCCAACCGCCAGTTTGCCATGCTGGACTTCAATCTTTATCGTCTGCTTGCCGTTAACTACCTTCTGAGCAACGGTTCCCCAACCTGAATCGACGCCGAAGAAGGTGCGGAAGTTATCGGCATAGACTTGTGGGACGAGCTTTAATAACTTCTCAACGGCCGAATAGCGGAAACCGGCCAGCGCCAAGAGGCCGGAATAATTGGCCATGGATCGGGCATAGTGATTGCCGCATTCGAACTCGTTATAGGGATTGCGCTTCTTGCCGTCGAAGCGGTCGCGAATGGCTTTGAATACCGTCAAGCCCTCGAGCAGATAGCCTTCATATAACAAGTTCCCAGCAACTTGATATTCAAATCCGGTCATGGTCTCGTGACAATAGAGCAGCGGAAACTTTGGCCGACCACCCTTTGGCCAGGTCGCGATGAGGATGCCGGCTTCATCGTTTACAGAATACACCCGGTGTACATTCATTCGCCTCGCGCTGCTGTCCACGAAGTTGTACTTAAAAAGCGAACCCAGGGCAGTATGGATGTTCTCGCGGCCATAAATATCTTCTAAATCGAACATGCGCGAATAGAGTTGGCCGTGAACCTGCTCAGACGTGCAGCCAAGGCCAAGCTGGAGATTTCCTTCTAGAGGCAGTTTCTGATGGTAGTATTCACCATTAAAAAGCTCCGCATCCGTTAGCTTTTTGCCCGATTCGAAAATCGCGCGGTACTCTTTCGCCGTTTTCGTATCACCCATATGCTGCGCCATCTTCTCTGCCGCCAATAAAGCCGATTGGTAGAGACTGCCGCAAAGGGTATCGGGTGAATTCAAATGCAAATCGAGTGTGTTAAGCCTTGGGCCGTGCATGAGACCGTCTTTGTCGGCATCCCACTGACTGATAATGTAACCCATCGCCTTTTTGGTGGCTGGCCACATCATCTTGAGCCATTCGTCATCCCCCAAGGTTTGCCACTCTCGATAGACCCAACAAATCTGCCCACTTTGCCCGTCAGCCGCCGGCTCGAAATCATCAGGCCGCGTCTCCTGCTTCATCGGCATTCGGTATTGAACACAGCCATCCTCGCGCATGCCGTTATGCCAAAAGTTCTCGATAATCGAACGCTGTAGCTTTGGAAACAGATAAGGTATCGCCTGCTGATAATTCCAAACATGGTTGCAGGTTCCGCTGCAGCATCCTTCGCTCGCATTGCAACCTTCCCATCCCCAAAGCGTGCCGTTTGGGAACCTGACAACGGTCGGCGTTCTCAAAATTGCAAGCTGGGTCGAGATCGATTCCATTACAACACCGGGTAGCGTTGAGGCAAATAACGCCTTTTGGAACTTGCGCGTCTCCCCTTCCAACCGCTTCATATTGTTAATGACATAACTCGCCACATCGGTCGCATCTTCCCACTGGGTGGCATAATAGTTTTTCCAAACATAACCTTTCCAGGTTTGCATGTTCGGGAAGTGCCATGCCAAAACCAACGGGATTGTTCGCTGTTCTCCGGGCTTGAGGGTTACTTTGATGCCAATCGATCCAACCATCGCATTCAAATGGTCATGAGGCTCAGCAGGGCTAGGTTTATCGTTGGGATTGAGATTGAAATCGCCCGTTGCGGCAAAGGTATCAACGAAGTGCTGCAAGGTCATGAAGTCATTAATCATGTCCGATCCGTTGCCCCAGTGCTGCTGCCAGGAAGTCAACTTTTCAGAAGTCGCCAACGTCATCGTGCCAAAACAAGGAGAATCGGGCGTATGCTTGACGCTCGACATCGCTAACGCGTCCATATTGGTCTCGTGAACTAGGTTATTAATCGCCCCGCCAATTTCGGGAAAGCCGCATAAATTCTGCAAATTAGCCCCAAGCGCCGCCTCAACGCTCTTATTGCTAATGTTTTTAAGGGTCACATTCAAAACGGCAACCGGCAAAGAGGAATCATGATCATTCCCCGGTATAAACGGGCTCCACGCTTCGATTGTGGCGGTAACAGGAACTTCTTTGTCCGCCAATTCGACCTGAGCAAACGGGAAGCGTCCGGTAAAAGTGCATTTCTCCCATCGCGGCAACCCACTTGCATGCGCCTGAAGCGGCCCAAATCCAGGCCCCGCATTCTCGATCCAAGGCTTTGACCCAAGCGGCTCGTTATAAGGGGGTAGTAACCGGCCTTCCAGTACCCGAAAGACCCGCTCTTCCCCTTGAGGCTTTGCCCAAAGAGAGAGAAAACTATACCGAGGCCGATACCCTTTATTTGGCTTGTTGAATATTTCCCAATCCACCAAAGCCCCCAACCCTGAAAAACTAACACACCCCGACCCAATCCCCCCCAAAGGGAACGCAATCTCCTTCAAATACTCGCCCCGATAAGTAAATCGCCCCTTCTTATCAAGCAGTTGTTTAGCGGTATAGGGGATTTCTTTTATAGTCTTTTGGTTCAATTTAGTTGTACTCCTAATAAAAGCTATCCCCTCTCCCGCAGCGTGGGAGAGGGGATTCGCGAGAAGGGGTGAGGGTTACCCTAATTCCACAACAACCTTCATGCTGGGTGTTGCCTCAACAGTCTTTTCTAACTCAACCAAAGTCAACCCGTCGGCAGGGCAAGGTTTAGCTTTGACGGATGTAGCTCCAACTTTAACCGTGGCGGTCTTGTAGGCCTTGTCGGTTTTTAGCAAGAACTTGCCGACCGCTAGTTTGCCTTGCTGAACTTCAATAGTAACCGTTTGCTTGCCGCCAGCTATCTTCTGAGCAACTGCGCCCCAACCTGAGTCAGCGCCGAAAAAGACACGGAAGTCATCGGCATTTATTTGTGGGGTTAGCTTAAGCAGCTTCTCTACGGCAGAATAGCGATAGCCTGACAACGCCAAAAGGGCCGAATAGTTGCCCATCGAGCGTACATAGTGGTTGCCGCACTCGAACTCGTTATACGGGTTGCGCTTCTTGCCGTCGAATCGGTCACGAATGGACTTAAACACCGTCAAACCTTCAAGTAGATAGCCTTCATAGAGCAGATTGCCCGCAACCTGATATTCATAGCCAATCTGAGTCTCGTCGCAATAGAGCAGCGGATGGACAGGCTTACCGCCCTTAGGCCAATCAGCGATGAGAATTCCGCGCTCGTTGTTGATCGCATAAACACGATTGGCGTTAATACGGCCCGAGAAGTCATCGCAATAGTTATATTTGAACAGCGATGCCATCGCTTTATGCAGGTTTTCGCGGCTATAAATATCTTCGAAGTCTAACATGCGTGAATAAAGCTGGCCGTGAACCTGCTCCGAGATGCAGCCGATCCCAAGCTGATAGTCGCCATCCGCGGGAAGCATCTGGTGATAATATTCACCGTTAAATAGTTTCTCATCACTAAGTTTCTTGCCTGATTCAAAGACCTTGCGATACTCTTGCGCCGCTTCCACATCGCCCATATGAAGCGCCATTTTCTCGCCGGCCAAAAGCGCAGCCTGATAAAGACTTCCGCACATGGTTTCGGGTGAATTAAAGTGAAGGTCAAGTGTGTTGAGGCGAGCCCCGGTCATTAAGCCATCCTTGTCCGGATCCCAATCAACCCAAGCATATTCGAGAGCCTTTTTGACCTTCGGCCACATATCCTTCATCCAATTCTCATCGCCGTAGGTCTGCCACTCGCGATAGACCCAACACACCTGCCCCATCTGCCCATCAACCGCGCCTTCATAGCCGGTAGGCTGCGTTTCCTGAACGAGCGGCATGCGGTACTGAACACAGCCGACTTTATTCATACCGTAGTTTAAAAAATTCTCGATTATCGAGCGCTGGAGCTTGGGGAAGAGATAGGGAATCGTCTGTTGATAATTCCAAACGTGATTACAGGTTCCATTACAGCAACCTTCGACAGCGCAGCAACCTTCGTATCCCCAAAGCGTACCGTTGGTAAATCGCACCATCGTCGGTGAACGTAGTATAGAAAGCTGGCTTGAAATCGCTTCCATTACCACGCCCGGGAGGGTTGAGGAGAAAAGTGTCTTTTGGAACTTGCGCGTTTCAGCTTCCAACCGCTTCATGTTATTAACTACATAACGGGCAACGTCAGTAGCGTCCGTCCATTGGGTGGCATAATAATTCGGCCAAGTACCTTTAGGCCCCTCGCAAGTTGGGTAGTTTGGGAAGTGCCATGCCAGAATAATTGGAACCGTTCGTTTCTCGCCGGGTTTGAGGGTGAACTTGACGCCAATCGAACCCACCAAACGGTTGGGTATATCAGTAGGTTCTACCGGTGGAGCTTTGACATTAGGATCGAGATCAAAAGCGCCATTTGCAGCAAACGTATCGGCAAAATGCTGGAGCACCATGAAATCACTGATGTCATCCGGAGCCCAATTGCGCTGCCAGGAAGTCAATTTCTCGGTAGTGGCCAACGCCATCGTTCCAAACTGCGCCGCATCAGGAGCATGCTTGACGGTCGACATCGCCAGCGCATCCATGTTTTTCTCACGCACTAAATCATTAACGCCGCCGCCTATATCAGGATAACCGGCCAAATTCTGAACATTTGCGCCAAGCGCCGCCTCGACCGTCTTATCGCTTGTATTCTTAAGAGTCACTTTTAAAATAGCAACCGGCATAGAAGATTCGCGGTCATTGCCGGGTATGAACGGGCTCCAAGCCTCAATCGTGGCCGTAATCGGGAGTTCTTTATCAGACAAATCAACCTGCGCGAAAGGGAAACGGCCAGTGAACTTGCACTTCTCCATGCGCGGAAGCCCCGAAGCTAACGGTTGTGATGGTCCCGAACCGTGGCTGACCCACATCGTCGGTCTTTCATGCAGGTGTCCGGTGTAAGGCGGAAGCAATCGCCCTTCCAGCACACGAAAAACCGGCTCTTGTCCTGTTGGCTTAGCCCAAAGCGATATAAAACTATATCGAGGGATAAAGCCGATATTGGGTTTATTGAAAAGCTCCCAATCCATCAGCGAACCACGGCCGGAGAAGCTGACACATCCCGTGCCGATGCCTCCCAGCGGAAACGCCACCTGGTCTAATTTCTCTCCCGTGTAACTATAACGCCCACGCCTATCCAACAACTCTTCAGGCGTGAAGGGAATTTCTTTAACGGTCTTCCATTGGTTGCTCATAATAACTCCTATCTTAACAAGGCACAGCTTGTGAAATTATAGCAGAGGCAACCGTAGCGAGTACTGCGAAGTGGAATTATTTTGGAGCAAAGCTCAATACAAAGACTGAAAGCGGCTTCCAAAATTGGAAAGAATATATCGAGGACGGTTATTTATAATGAGTGTGGCGCAGAAATAGTAAAGCCATATGACCCGCATTGAAGCGTTTGTTGAATTCGATCTCCAGACAACCCTTTATTTAAGATCGCTTGGCGGGATTTTCGTATCGGCCTGCCGCACGGTTCGTTGCCAAACCTCTCCGTTCTTACGAACCATTAAAACCAAGCTCACTTCCTCGCCCGATAGGTTAAGCTGATGATAGGTGCAAGTGATAAACGTTGTCTCAGGACCATCTGTTGGGTTTGGCGCAGTGTAGGTGTAACTGATCAAATCCACAGGCCTGGTATCAGCGGGACAATGGAGCTGCTTCAAATCTTTCAAGTATTTAGGTGTGAGTTCCTTTAGGTCTTTCGGATAAGCGTTTTTATGCTCTGCCTGATAAGCGATGATCGCAGTATTTACTACCTGCAACTGGAGAGCACATTTCTTGAGTGTTACCATTGCCGCTTCGACTTTAGTCTGATTACTTCTTAAAGCGCGGCCTTCTGACGTGAAATATATTCTAAAGAGTGAGAATCCAAAGAAGATTAAAAGGACTGCGACAATGATAGTGCTGCCGGACATGAGAAACGATACAACACTGGAGCGTCGTTTCTGCGGAACAGGGCTTGATGGGTTTGATTGGTCTTGGCTCATGGTCAAACTCCTTAGGGAAATACTGGTGAATCTACTAGATTCCTGCTACTTTTTTTCACCCTAGCGAGTTTGGCACATCCTGTGCTGTATTAACAATCAGAAATGTAATCTCCTCTGGAGAATTTGAAGGTGCAAAGGAGTAGCTAGTTCCCTCGGCAGCAGTTAAGCTATCGAGGGAACTAGGAACTTTATGAGGAAAACAGTGAGCTTATCTGATTAAGATTTTTACTTAATCTTTAACAAATCTTGACCAGGCCGCCAGTCTGCTGGGCATAATCCACCCGTTTGAAGCGCCTCTAATATCCGTAGGGTTTCGCCAACGCTCCTGCCTACATTCAAATTCGTTACTTGAACATATTGAAGCACCCCTTGCGGATCGATAATAAACAAGCCGCGCAGAGCGATCCCTTCCTCTTCGATTAACACTCCATAGCTTCGGGCAACTTCTTTTGTGATATCACTTGCCAAAGGATATCGAAGTCCTTTAATACCGTTCTCTTCGATAGGGGTATTAACCCAAGCCCAATGACTATAAATACTATCGACCGACACGCCCAAAACTTCCGTATTGAGGTCGACAAAATGGCCATAGCTATCCGAAAAGGACAAAATCTCCGTCGGGCACACAAAAGTGAAATCCAACGGGTAAAAGAACAAAACCAGCCATTTTCCGCTGTAATCTTCCAGGGAAATAGGTTGCCCTAAATCCAACGGACTGGTCGCGCCTTTAGTTGAAGTCATAGTGAAATTCGGCGCACATTTGCCGACTTTTATACTCGATTCTAATGCCATGTTTAACGGCTCCTTCCTGAAATTAGCTTATGTTATATTATACGTATCTTAAGCTCATTATTGTGTAGCTTGGCTAATATAATACCATGCCTGTAAGCCAATCCAGCAGTTTTTTCATAATAAATTTAGCAAAGATAAATATAATTTTTTGTACGTCGTTCGAACAAGGAGAATTGTATATACGGCAAACTTGCTATCTTATACTTTGTTGCGGTAAGCCCAGTTCTTTTTGATTACTGTGATTTGTCTTGCCCGTAATGCAGTTTGACAAGTTATAGGAACTGTGAAAGAGGAATAGGCGGAGGAAACGAAATGGCGAAGTTTTGAGGAAGCAAGAAAGCCTGAATCGCAAATTCAAGCTCATCCGACCAACATCCCACGATGTCTTAAGTATCGGAACTCTTTACACCAACTGAACGTCGTGGGCGCCGCGGGAGACTTCGCCGATGATGGCGGCTTGGGTGACTTGAGCGTTGAGGCGCTCGACAACAGTCGCAGCAATATCACGCCCGCAGATCAATACCATTCCGATGCCCATATTGAAGGTGTGGAACATATCGTAGTCAGGAACCTGGCCGCTTTCCTGGATAAGGCGATAAATTGGCGGCACTTCCCAGCTTCGGCGCTCGATTGCTACTCGGCAGTCTGATGGGATAACACGCGGAATATTATCGTAAAACCCTCCGCCAGTGATGTGAGCCAACGCTGCGATTGGGAATTCGTCCAATAGCGGCAAAATATCCGGAGCGTAGGAACGGTGCACCGCCATCAGCACATCGCCGACCGTTGAGTTCAATTCCGGCACATAAGAGCCAGGGTTGAGTTTCGCCATATCAAAAAGTACCCGCCTTGCCAAGGTATACCCGTTGGTATGTAATCCTGAAGAGGCAATCCCTATAACAGCACATCCGGGCATCACCTGAGTCGTTGGCAGCATCTTTTCTCGGTCAACGATACCGACAATGGTTCCTACAAGATCAAAATCAGCGCCGTGATAGACATCGGGCATCTGCGCCGTCTCTCCCCCAAGCAGCACACACCCAGATTCTTTACAAGCTTCGGCGATGCTGGTAACAATCTGAGATGCGATGGTGGCATCAAGCTGGCCAGTTCCGAAGTAGTCGAGGAAGAAGAGAGGCCTTGCTCCCTGAACCAAAATATCGTTAATGCTGTGGTTCACTAAATCACGGCCGATGGTATCGTAACGAGCCATAACCTGTGCGATCTTTGTTTTTGTGCCGACGCCATCGATGCTGCTAACCAAAACGGGGTCATTATAGCCTTCAAATGTGGCCTTGAACAGCCCGCCGAAGGCCCCAACATCACTCAGCACTGCCGGAGTATAGGTGCTGCGAATAACATCGCGCATCCGACCGACCGCTA of bacterium contains these proteins:
- a CDS encoding peroxiredoxin, which gives rise to MALESSIKVGKCAPNFTMTSTKGATSPLDLGQPISLEDYSGKWLVLFFYPLDFTFVCPTEILSFSDSYGHFVDLNTEVLGVSVDSIYSHWAWVNTPIEENGIKGLRYPLASDITKEVARSYGVLIEEEGIALRGLFIIDPQGVLQYVQVTNLNVGRSVGETLRILEALQTGGLCPADWRPGQDLLKIK
- a CDS encoding isocitrate/isopropylmalate family dehydrogenase, whose protein sequence is AISIKPISEEGTRQIVKFAFDYAVKNKRKKVTVISKANIMKYTDGLFFEVAREVAKDYTDKIEYDERLIDAICMQLVIRPDSHDVLCLPNLYGDILSDLCAGLIGGLGVAPGANFGPDTALFEAVHGSAPRYAGMNKVNPTALILSATLMLEHLGEKEAADKVERGVSEVIAEGKDVTYDLKPSREDPTAVGTQEMAEAISVKIRSYS
- a CDS encoding GH116 family glycosyl-hydrolase codes for the protein MNQKTIKEIPYTAKQLLDKKGRFTYRGEYLKEIAFPLGGIGSGCVSFSGLGALVDWEIFNKPNKGYRPRYSFLSLWAKPQGEERVFRVLEGRLLPPYNEPLGSKPWIENAGPGFGPLQAHASGLPRWEKCTFTGRFPFAQVELADKEVPVTATIEAWSPFIPGNDHDSSLPVAVLNVTLKNISNKSVEAALGANLQNLCGFPEIGGAINNLVHETNMDALAMSSVKHTPDSPCFGTMTLATSEKLTSWQQHWGNGSDMINDFMTLQHFVDTFAATGDFNLNPNDKPSPAEPHDHLNAMVGSIGIKVTLKPGEQRTIPLVLAWHFPNMQTWKGYVWKNYYATQWEDATDVASYVINNMKRLEGETRKFQKALFASTLPGVVMESISTQLAILRTPTVVRFPNGTLWGWEGCNASEGCCSGTCNHVWNYQQAIPYLFPKLQRSIIENFWHNGMREDGCVQYRMPMKQETRPDDFEPAADGQSGQICWVYREWQTLGDDEWLKMMWPATKKAMGYIISQWDADKDGLMHGPRLNTLDLHLNSPDTLCGSLYQSALLAAEKMAQHMGDTKTAKEYRAIFESGKKLTDAELFNGEYYHQKLPLEGNLQLGLGCTSEQVHGQLYSRMFDLEDIYGRENIHTALGSLFKYNFVDSSARRMNVHRVYSVNDEAGILIATWPKGGRPKFPLLYCHETMTGFEYQVAGNLLYEGYLLEGLTVFKAIRDRFDGKKRNPYNEFECGNHYARSMANYSGLLALAGFRYSAVEKLLKLVPQVYADNFRTFFGVDSGWGTVAQKVVNGKQTIKIEVQHGKLAVGMLLLKTEKLSKTVKAKVGNIPVNAKLTQVDGLTRVELEKVVEATPTKSVIVELG
- a CDS encoding glycosyltransferase; this encodes MKRVAQVKRFWINGTETWLDCQMQNLTNFTPLVYAETISPNFCKTNYPVNMPPIKPRGFEKVFKAIKQMPPSLTTFFARQITFDGARLIHAHFGTDARYFLGVAKRTGLPLVVTFHGHDAYRFPNTLGGLAKYYYRKLWEQASMVLTISDHMRHTLMELGCPEEKLKVLKVGVNLELFEFSPPKPEETLRFVCVAGFRPKKGLHRLIEAFQLVKQEKNNAELVLIGDGPLREKCEKLASELGVAESITFTGHVPLTEVAMLLKCAHIYVQPSVTAPNGDKEGIPVTLMEALARGVPCIATQHSGIPELIEDGVSGCLVPENDVGALAQAMIGLADHPERWQSMGEAGRMRVEMEHNLMKQTEKLEAIYNEIVLPLERSVAIETFAA
- the purM gene encoding phosphoribosylformylglycinamidine cyclo-ligase; its protein translation is MNNPMTYKAAGVDIDEANLAVGRMRDVIRSTYTPAVLSDVGAFGGLFKATFEGYNDPVLVSSIDGVGTKTKIAQVMARYDTIGRDLVNHSINDILVQGARPLFFLDYFGTGQLDATIASQIVTSIAEACKESGCVLLGGETAQMPDVYHGADFDLVGTIVGIVDREKMLPTTQVMPGCAVIGIASSGLHTNGYTLARRVLFDMAKLNPGSYVPELNSTVGDVLMAVHRSYAPDILPLLDEFPIAALAHITGGGFYDNIPRVIPSDCRVAIERRSWEVPPIYRLIQESGQVPDYDMFHTFNMGIGMVLICGRDIAATVVERLNAQVTQAAIIGEVSRGAHDVQLV
- a CDS encoding GH116 family glycosyl-hydrolase; protein product: MSNQWKTVKEIPFTPEELLDRRGRYSYTGEKLDQVAFPLGGIGTGCVSFSGRGSLMDWELFNKPNIGFIPRYSFISLWAKPTGQEPVFRVLEGRLLPPYTGHLHERPTMWVSHGSGPSQPLASGLPRMEKCKFTGRFPFAQVDLSDKELPITATIEAWSPFIPGNDRESSMPVAILKVTLKNTSDKTVEAALGANVQNLAGYPDIGGGVNDLVREKNMDALAMSTVKHAPDAAQFGTMALATTEKLTSWQRNWAPDDISDFMVLQHFADTFAANGAFDLDPNVKAPPVEPTDIPNRLVGSIGVKFTLKPGEKRTVPIILAWHFPNYPTCEGPKGTWPNYYATQWTDATDVARYVVNNMKRLEAETRKFQKTLFSSTLPGVVMEAISSQLSILRSPTMVRFTNGTLWGYEGCCAVEGCCNGTCNHVWNYQQTIPYLFPKLQRSIIENFLNYGMNKVGCVQYRMPLVQETQPTGYEGAVDGQMGQVCWVYREWQTYGDENWMKDMWPKVKKALEYAWVDWDPDKDGLMTGARLNTLDLHFNSPETMCGSLYQAALLAGEKMALHMGDVEAAQEYRKVFESGKKLSDEKLFNGEYYHQMLPADGDYQLGIGCISEQVHGQLYSRMLDFEDIYSRENLHKAMASLFKYNYCDDFSGRINANRVYAINNERGILIADWPKGGKPVHPLLYCDETQIGYEYQVAGNLLYEGYLLEGLTVFKSIRDRFDGKKRNPYNEFECGNHYVRSMGNYSALLALSGYRYSAVEKLLKLTPQINADDFRVFFGADSGWGAVAQKIAGGKQTVTIEVQQGKLAVGKFLLKTDKAYKTATVKVGATSVKAKPCPADGLTLVELEKTVEATPSMKVVVELG